The proteins below come from a single Macadamia integrifolia cultivar HAES 741 unplaced genomic scaffold, SCU_Mint_v3 scaffold484, whole genome shotgun sequence genomic window:
- the LOC122068937 gene encoding GDSL esterase/lipase At5g33370-like, with product MDFLLASLMVALVLVLGTLATQGEARAFFVFGDSLVDSGNNNYLLTSARADTPPYGIDYPSHRATGRFSNGLNIPDIISEQIGEESVQPYLSPELTGDRLLNGANFASAGIGILNDTGIQFVNIIRMPKQLEYFQQYQERVSMQIGAAQTQRLVNQALVLITVGGNDFVNNYYLVPYSARSRQFSLPDYVRYVISEYRKILLRLYDLGARSVLVTGTGPLGCVPAEIAQRSPDGSCAVELQRAAGLFNPQLVQMASQVNREIGTNVFFVVNAYRMNLDYINNPQRYGFVTSRIACCGQGAYNGIGLCTVLSNLCPNRDIYAFWDAFHPSERACRYVVQQILRGTSDYMYHGNLTTILATIDSRVSALASKT from the exons ATGGATTTTCTTCTAGCTTCCCTGATGGTTGCTCTAGTACTTGTTCTAGGAACTCTTGCCACCCAAGGAGAAGCCAGGGCATTCTTTGTATTTGGTGATTCACTTGTTGATAGTGGAAACAACAACTACCTGTTAACCAGTGCTCGCGCCGATACGCCGCCTTATGGCATCGATTATCCGAGTCATCGAGCCACTGGCCGGTTCTCTAATGGGCTTAATATCCCAGACATTATCA GTGAGCAAATTGGTGAGGAGTCTGTACAGCCCTACTTGAGCCCTGAGCTTACAGGTGATAGACTACTTAATGGAGCCAACTTTGCTTCTGCTGGGATTGGAATTCTTAATGACACTGGAATCCAATTT gtaaacataattaggaTGCCAAAGCAACTTGAGTACTTCCAGCAATACCAGGAAAGAGTGAGTATGCAAATTGGAGCTGCCCAGACACAGCGGCTAGTGAACCAGGCACTTGTTCTCATTACTGTCGGTGGCAATGACTTTGTTAACAACTACTACTTGGTTCCTTACTCAGCAAGATCTCGTCAATTTTCTCTTCCTGATTATGTTCGCTATGTCATCTCAGAGTACAGAAAGATTCTACTG AGGCTGTATGATTTGGGAGCTCGTTCTGTTCTTGTGACTGGAACTGGGCCACTGGGTTGTGTTCCAGCTGAGATAGCACAGCGGAGCCCAGATGGGTCGTGTGCTGTTGAGCTGCAACGAGCAGCTGGCCTCTTCAACCCTCAACTTGTCCAGATGGCAAGCCAAGTCAACAGGGAGATCGGTACAAATGTGTTCTTTGTTGTTAATGCGTATCGGATGAATCTTGACTACATCAATAACCCTCAGCGATATG GCTTTGTAACATCGAGGATAGCATGTTGTGGGCAAGGGGCATACAATGGAATTGGACTCTGCACAGTTCTTTCAAACCTGTGTCCAAACAGAGATATATATGCATTCTGGGATGCTTTCCACCCAAGTGAGAGAGCATGCAGGTACGTCGTCCAACAGATCCTAAGAGGAACCTCAGATTACATGTACCATGGGAACCTAACTACCATCTTGGCCACCATTGATTCCAGAGTTTCTGCACTTGCTTCCAAGACCTAA